In the Nocardioides panaciterrulae genome, AGGGGCGCCGAAGGGCCATCGACCCGGGTCCGAATGGGGTAAGGGAGGCCTTACTTGAACGACCCCGGTCATTAACGGCACACTGATGTTGTGGAATTCGACCAGAAGCGCGTCGACGCGACGCCCGACCAGCCCACGCGCCAGCGTGTGGCCCGGTCGATCCTGGTCGACGGTCCCTCCACCGCCGTCGCCCTCGCCGAGCGCCTCGACCTGACGCCCGCGGCCGTCCGCCGGCACCTCGACCAGCTGCTCGAGGAGGGCACGATCGAGGCGCGCGAGCCGCGCACCCGGGCCGCCCGCGGTCGCGGCCGCCCCGCCAAGGTGTTCGCCCTGACCGAGGCCGGTCGCGACGGCTTCGACCAGAAGTACGACGACCTGGCGGCGCAGGCGCTGCGGTTCCTCGACGAGACCGGGGGCGAGGACGTCGTCCGGGAGTTCGCCCGCCGTCGCGTGGCGTTCATCGAGGAGCGCTTCGACGTCGTGGCCGAGGCGGACCCGACGCTGACCCCGGCCGAGGTGCTGGCCCGGGTCCTCACCGACGAGGGGTACGCCGCGGGCGTGCGGGAGATCGCGGTGGGGGAGCAGCTGTGCCAGCAGCACTGCCCGGTCGCCCACGTCGCCCACGAGTTCCCCCAGCTGTGCGAGGCCGAGACCGAGGCGTTCAGCCGGGTGCTCGGCCGCCACGTGCAGCGACTGGCCACGATCGCCCACGGCGACGGGGTCTGCA is a window encoding:
- a CDS encoding helix-turn-helix domain-containing protein: MEFDQKRVDATPDQPTRQRVARSILVDGPSTAVALAERLDLTPAAVRRHLDQLLEEGTIEAREPRTRAARGRGRPAKVFALTEAGRDGFDQKYDDLAAQALRFLDETGGEDVVREFARRRVAFIEERFDVVAEADPTLTPAEVLARVLTDEGYAAGVREIAVGEQLCQQHCPVAHVAHEFPQLCEAETEAFSRVLGRHVQRLATIAHGDGVCTTCIPHTSPSTGKTKEQVTT